CGGCGGTGCTCCGCGGTCCGTGCCGCGACGGCGGTGAACCAGACCGCCGCCAGTAAGAACAACACCAAGGGCCCCGTCGTCGGCAGGTCGGCACCGCGCGGCCACGCCATCAACGCCATGGCGAGAGCCATGAGCGCGTGTAAGGAATGCACGACGACGCCCCGCCAAGGAAGGCGGCCGACGGCGATTCCGTGCACGCGCTCTGTCGCGCAGAGAGCGAAGAGCGCGGTGACGACCCACCGCACAACGAGGTCCTGGATCATCAGCCGATGACACGGCTGACGTGGCCGGTGATCAGCGAGTACATCCGGCGGATCGTGTCCGTCTCGTCCGTCATGATGTCGTAGCCGTGGTCCACATCGGACACCTCGACGTATTCGGCAAGCGCGCCGGCCACCTCGAGTTTCGCCGCGTACTGCTTGGCCTCGTTGCGCAGCCGGTCGTATTCCGCGGTGATGACCAGGGCCGGCGCGATGCCCGTGATGCCGTCGGCGTTGTCGCCCCAGGCCGGGGAGACGAAGCGGTGACGGCGCAGAGCGCGGTCGGGCACGTAGGCGGTGTCGAAGACCTCGCAGAGCCACGGCTGCAGCACCGCTTTCGAGCCCAGCGGGGTCGGCTTGCGGGAAGGCGGGGTGACGATGTCGAGCGGCGGGTAGTGCAGGACTTGCAACGAGATGGCGGGCCCGCCGTTCTCCAGCGCCATCCGCGACACGGCCGCGGACAGGTTGCCGCCCGCGCTCTGGCCGCCCACGCACAAGCGGGTGCCGTCCCAGTCCCGCTCCGGTTCCGAGGCCCAGCTGACCACGTCGTAGAACTGTTCGACGGGCGTGGGGAACCGCGTCTGCGGGGCCAAAGCGTAGTCGGTGTTGAGCACGACGACGTTGGCGTTGGCGGCGAGGAACCGGCACCAGGCGTCGTCCTGTTGCCGCTGCCCCACGACGAAGCCGCCGCCGTGGGCGTTGACGTACACGCCGGGGACACCGACCGGGGACGGCGGGAAGTACAGCGTCGCGGCGACCGGACCGTGGCGAGTTTCGACCCTGACGTAGGTGGTACGGACAACGATTTCAGGGAACCGAGGTTCGCCGGCGGGATGGATCGCCGAGTTGATCTTGGCGGCGAACCTGCGGGCGACGATGTCGGCCACCGGCCTTCGCGACAGTACTGACATGAATCCTCGTCTCGTTTCGATCCGGTCGCGGCGACGGTCAGCCCTGGTGCTGCCGGGCGCTCGGGTGACGCAGGTGATCGCGGGCCACGATCTCCTCCGGCTCCAGCATCGTGATCATCTCCACGCCGGGAGCGCAGATGCACACGGCGACGAACCGCGCCCACGAGTCCGGGTCCGGGTTCGCGACCTGGTAGTGCACGACGTCACCACCGGGCTCCCAGAACGCCTCCCCCGCAACGATTTCCCGCGGCTCCTCGCCTTCCAGCTCGAAGAAGATCTTGCCTTCCGTCACATAACCGAACACCGGTCCGGAGTGGCGGTGCGGCGCGAGCCCCGGGTCGGCCGGC
The sequence above is a segment of the Amycolatopsis sp. 2-15 genome. Coding sequences within it:
- a CDS encoding cupin domain-containing protein, which codes for MLAKGNVKVTDLLHATPPTIPEGSHAMTQLVELPPADPGLAPHRHSGPVFGYVTEGKIFFELEGEEPREIVAGEAFWEPGGDVVHYQVANPDPDSWARFVAVCICAPGVEMITMLEPEEIVARDHLRHPSARQHQG
- a CDS encoding alpha/beta hydrolase; its protein translation is MSVLSRRPVADIVARRFAAKINSAIHPAGEPRFPEIVVRTTYVRVETRHGPVAATLYFPPSPVGVPGVYVNAHGGGFVVGQRQQDDAWCRFLAANANVVVLNTDYALAPQTRFPTPVEQFYDVVSWASEPERDWDGTRLCVGGQSAGGNLSAAVSRMALENGGPAISLQVLHYPPLDIVTPPSRKPTPLGSKAVLQPWLCEVFDTAYVPDRALRRHRFVSPAWGDNADGITGIAPALVITAEYDRLRNEAKQYAAKLEVAGALAEYVEVSDVDHGYDIMTDETDTIRRMYSLITGHVSRVIG